The Halobacterium sp. CBA1132 genome has a segment encoding these proteins:
- a CDS encoding electron transfer flavoprotein subunit alpha/FixB family protein, whose protein sequence is MTDVLVVADHRRGDLRDVSLELLSAGRELADATGGDLHAAVVSGNVESFTEELNRDGVDAIHTVDYGEEFNHDVYTQAVVALAEELDPEVVVVPNSVNGLDYAPAVATRLDRPYVSDATDLDYADGTLEVTREMYGSKVETTVDVAEGPFAVSIRGGEWPPAEGTGDAEISAFDVDIDEDAVRSNVKGFEEVGGGDVDIGDADFLVSIGRGIEEEENLELVEKLAEVTGATLSSSRPIVDNGWLPKNRQVGQSGKQVTPDVYLAIGISGAVQHVAGMKGADTIIAVNTDPNAPIFDIADYGVVGDLFDVVPALIEEFGGDAPSV, encoded by the coding sequence ATGACCGACGTGCTCGTTGTCGCCGACCACCGTCGCGGCGACCTGCGCGACGTCAGTCTCGAACTGCTCTCGGCGGGCCGCGAACTCGCGGACGCCACGGGCGGCGACCTCCACGCCGCCGTCGTCTCGGGGAACGTCGAGTCGTTCACCGAGGAACTGAACCGCGACGGCGTCGACGCGATTCACACCGTCGACTACGGCGAGGAGTTCAACCACGACGTCTACACGCAGGCGGTCGTGGCGCTCGCGGAAGAACTCGACCCAGAGGTCGTCGTGGTGCCTAACAGCGTCAACGGCCTCGATTACGCGCCCGCGGTCGCGACGCGCCTCGACCGCCCGTACGTCTCCGACGCGACCGACCTCGACTACGCGGACGGCACGCTGGAAGTCACCCGCGAGATGTACGGCTCGAAGGTCGAGACGACCGTCGACGTCGCAGAAGGTCCGTTCGCGGTGTCGATTCGTGGCGGCGAGTGGCCGCCTGCTGAGGGTACTGGCGACGCCGAAATTTCGGCGTTCGACGTCGACATCGACGAGGACGCCGTTCGGTCGAACGTGAAGGGCTTCGAGGAGGTCGGCGGCGGCGACGTCGACATCGGCGACGCGGACTTCCTCGTCTCCATCGGCCGCGGCATCGAGGAGGAGGAGAACCTCGAACTCGTCGAGAAACTCGCCGAAGTCACCGGCGCGACGCTCTCCTCGTCGCGCCCCATCGTGGACAACGGCTGGCTCCCGAAGAACCGGCAGGTCGGCCAGTCCGGCAAGCAGGTGACGCCGGACGTCTACCTCGCAATCGGTATCTCGGGCGCCGTCCAGCACGTCGCCGGGATGAAGGGCGCGGACACCATTATCGCGGTGAACACCGACCCGAACGCGCCCATCTTCGACATCGCGGACTACGGCGTCGTCGGCGACCTCTTCGACGTCGTGCCCGCGCTCATCGAGGAGTTCGGCGGGGACGCGCCGAGCGTCTGA
- a CDS encoding electron transfer flavoprotein subunit beta/FixA family protein has translation MKVLVTVKEVATVEDDFEISGTEIEETYLDYDLNEWDDYAVEEAVQLAEAGDSAEQSSASNQVQPDDDVEVVAVTIGPERSEETIRMALAKGADRAVRVWDDAIEDVELLDVETKAELLGAVVADEDPDLVLSGVQANDDSFGATGVALAETLGFEWAAVVNALDTETVLDESVASVRRELEGGVEELTDIELPAVLAIQTGINEPRYASLRGIRQAQSKEIDVQSLDDLGISDVASSLDVTAMYEPETESDAQYLDGDAGEQAGKLADVLREKGVVGE, from the coding sequence ATGAAGGTTCTCGTCACCGTCAAGGAGGTCGCTACTGTCGAGGACGACTTCGAGATTTCCGGCACGGAAATCGAGGAGACGTACCTCGACTACGACCTCAACGAGTGGGACGACTACGCCGTCGAGGAAGCCGTCCAGCTCGCGGAAGCCGGCGACAGCGCCGAGCAGAGCTCGGCGAGCAATCAGGTACAACCTGATGACGACGTCGAAGTCGTCGCGGTCACCATCGGGCCGGAGCGCAGCGAGGAGACGATTCGGATGGCCCTGGCGAAGGGCGCCGACCGCGCGGTCCGCGTCTGGGACGACGCCATCGAGGACGTCGAACTGCTGGACGTGGAGACGAAGGCCGAACTGCTCGGGGCGGTCGTTGCGGACGAGGACCCCGACCTCGTGCTCTCCGGCGTGCAGGCCAACGACGACAGTTTCGGCGCGACCGGCGTGGCGCTCGCGGAGACGCTCGGCTTCGAGTGGGCGGCGGTTGTGAACGCCCTCGACACCGAGACGGTTCTCGACGAGAGCGTCGCTTCTGTCCGCCGCGAACTGGAGGGCGGCGTCGAGGAACTCACCGACATCGAACTCCCAGCAGTGCTGGCCATCCAGACGGGCATCAACGAGCCGCGGTACGCCAGCCTGCGGGGCATCCGTCAGGCCCAGTCGAAGGAAATCGACGTGCAGAGCCTCGACGACCTCGGAATCAGCGACGTGGCGAGCAGCCTCGACGTGACAGCGATGTACGAACCCGAGACCGAGAGCGACGCGCAGTACCTCGACGGCGACGCCGGCGAGCAGGCCGGGAAGCTCGCTGACGTGCTCCGCGAGAAGGGGGTGGTCGGCGAATGA